In the genome of Dyadobacter fermentans DSM 18053, the window AAAATTTAACTGAGATGACAAACCAAAAGACAATTTTCATAACCGGCACCAGCAGCGGACTCGGCAAACTTACTGCCCGGCATTTTGCCGAAAACGGATGGAACGTCGCCGCAACCATGCGCACCCCCGAGAAGGAAACCGAATTGACGGCCTATCCCAACATCCGCATTTTTAAACTCGATGTAACGGATGTGGCTCAGGTGAAAACAGCCGTGCAACAGGCGATAGATGCCTTTGGGACGATCGATGTGGTGGTTAATAATGCCGGAATGGGGACCTACGGCGCGCTCGAACTCGCGAAAGAGGAAGATATCGACTGGCAGTTCGCTGTGAATGCCCGCGGGCCTATCAATGTGATCCGTGCATTTCTCCCGCATTTCAGGGCTAATAATGGCGGGATGTTTATCAATATCAGCTCGTTTATGGGCATTACCACAGCCGTTCCATTGGGGTCGCTTTATAATA includes:
- a CDS encoding SDR family oxidoreductase; the protein is MTNQKTIFITGTSSGLGKLTARHFAENGWNVAATMRTPEKETELTAYPNIRIFKLDVTDVAQVKTAVQQAIDAFGTIDVVVNNAGMGTYGALELAKEEDIDWQFAVNARGPINVIRAFLPHFRANNGGMFINISSFMGITTAVPLGSLYNMSKFALEGLIEGLYYELKPMNIDLHLIEQGGSKGNSFRESIVWNSNREITAYDELTDKLKSIMAGSDDSVLDDPMEIVNVIFSLATRKTNAFRNVIGATGNQLMQMRSTMPIEDYMEAVSRFF